ACTCAGGATCCAAGGTGGAGACAGGGATTTGCGACTGAATGGGTTTGTCCCTGGGACTATGGTCCAGTTGAGAAAGAGTAAAGGATAGATGAGAGCGCGTTGTGCTATCAAGctcttcatcctcttcgtcttcctcgtcgtcgtcgttggtGTCAACCTTCACACTCGCTCTTGTCACTCTTTCTTTACGCTCTCTGTTTCTCTTCCacttccctcctctcctctcgtCTCTTCTACCCTTCTCCCAAACCCTCGTCTCCTCTCGCCTTCCTGCCGCAATCTATCCGACAACTGTATCCTACCTACCAACctccctcgctctcggACATTCTTACCACCCCGTCTCACCATCATCAGCAGCTCCGTAAGTATATCATGTGGAGACCGACCACTGGGCTCTCTCAACGTGGATAGATCGTCCATTCCTTGGGCAAGCTTGCCAGGCGACGGCACAGAACGTTGCGTCACTACGTTAGCCAGCCTGGATGAAGACTTCCTCTGGCCAGAGGTGGTCGCTATCCAGGCCATCCAACTCCTGCAGTCGCTTCTCGCTATCGACATGATGACCTCGTGCACTCTGTCGCAGGAATCCATCCCAACCAGCTCACGGCACCTTCCAtcccctcccttccccacGCCGCATCCCCGCTGACTTTCAGACCTGGACACTGCCCTCCGTCACCATATCCTCTGTCATCCACGCCTGTGTGAGTCCATCCACCGTCTCTCCCAATCCCATCCGCTGACACGCAGCCCGCGTAACCCAGCACATCTGCTGGTCAATCCAACCACAGCGTGAGTCTATTTCTTGCGCATGGTGTGACCTGTGCCTCCATTCCAAGCATTACAAGACGCAGATAGCGACATCGCTGCTGTCGATGCCTGCGTGATGACCCAGAAATGAGTCCAATCGATGGCAGAGACGCGCCATGAGCCCCCGGACGTGGAGTCGGTGTCGGATTTTGCATCCCGGCACCTATCCGACATTCCACCGATTTttggcggtggcgccggTGTGAATAGGAACTGGAACACTTTGCCAGGTAGACTGGCCGTGACGGAACCCTAGTCACGCCGGCTCGATGCCGGCACGGCGCGTCGGATACGGCGTCCTCTTCCCGGTTTGCACTGCCCAGTCGTGACTAGTCGAGTGGATTGAGGCCTGGTCTCATCATCAACCATGCCCGGCGTCACCAAATTCTCCGCTGTCCCGATTACCTGTGCTGGTCCAGTCTTGGGAACGGAGGTGTGACTTACCCGCCCTGCTGTTCCCGCGCGTTACTACCCCCTAGTCACACCTCCCCACTCTGTTTCATACAACCAACTGACGCGCAGCTGGCCAACGCTATGCGTTgcgtcctcgctctcatcctcaccctACTGGGCCTGCTCTCGATCGTGAGGGCAGCGCCACGGATCGCGATCACTCTTTCGTCGCAGCAACCACCAGTCGcacgcgtcggcgaggacttTGTCTTCTCAATCCTCCCGGGCTCGTTCGCCTCCAACTCTACGGTGACTTACGCCGCGTCCACGCAGTCACAATGGCTCCAGTTCTCACCCGCCAACCCGTCGTTCTACGGCAAGCCTAGCGCCGCAGATGTCGGCGAGCACAACGTCACGCTCACTGCCACGGACGCCACAGGCACGGCCAACTCGACGTTTACGTTGATCGTGTCCAACTACTCGGCGCCGATCCTCGCCATGGACTTTGCCAAGCAGATGGCCGACCCTAAGCTGGCTGATATTGCTAGCGCAAAGGTCATGCCTGGGGGTAATGGCGTGTCGGTGCTCCCGTACTGGTCCTTTGCTCTCGGCTGGAACGGCAACATGTTCAAGCGCCCCGATTCgaacggcaacggcaaccTGTTCTACTCGGCCCATGTCCGCGGCACCACTGGCCTCCCGGACTGGCTCACGTGGTCGAACACGACGTTCACCTTCAACGGCGTTGCCCCGGCTAATGGATCATACGATGTCGTCGTGACAGCCACCGACTACTGGAACTACACAGccgcatcgtcgtcgtttgTCTTCTcggtcggcgacggtgcAGTCGTCGAAAACTCGAAAGCTTGGCCCGGCATCAAGACTACCGCCCGCAGTTATGTCAACCACTCTCTCGACCTCTCGGGGATGCTGCTCAAcggcgacaagctcgatgCAGCCAACGTCGAGGCTACTCCCGACCTCACGAACGTCAAGTGGCTGTCATACGACAAGACTACGCGCACCATCTCTGGTACGACCCCAGACTCGCTCGTCAATGGCACGATGGCTCCGTTTAACATCCCCGTGACTCTCTCCTCTGCCAACACCTCCAACACACTCTCCTACGTCTCATATCTCAACGTCACCGTCGTCCCCTACGCCTTTACCGCTTTCCAGCTCCCAACGACCAACGTCTCGGCCGGACAGACTTTCCAGTTCGACATTTCCCAGTTCGTTGTTAACAAGACATCCACCGCGTCCATCAACGCGACTGTCGTCCCCGCCGAAGCAGCTGCCTGGCTGCTGTACCACCCTGACAACTACACCCTTGTTGGCGCCCCGCCCATCAACATCACCTACACTTCCATGAATATTACCTACGTGGCTGAGACGGACGGCACGGTTTCATCTACCAACGTGCTTATGCCCATCGATGGTGTCACCGGTCCGCAGGGTGATGGTGAGCCTGCTCCCATCCCCAACGCTCCCAAGAACGGCGGTCTCTCGCAGAAGAACAAGATCATCATTGGTGTTGTCGTCGGTGTCGTTGGCTTCCTCATCCTGGCCGCGCTTCTCctctgctgctgctgcctCCGCAAGCGCAGGGCAGGGGCGAGTGAAGGGCCCTATGGCAACAAGGAGGGTACGCCCGAGACGTTAGTCAACACACCCAACGGCAAGAAGTCGCTGCAAAGCAACGGTGTCAGCCCGGCCAAGATGAGCGACAGCCCGCGTCAGTACATCAAGGGTCTCTTTGGCACCGTCCACGAGCCCTCGCTCCCGACTCTCAACAGCAAGGACTCGGCGTTCCACTCGTCGCGTCCTGCGTCCAACAACAGCTCGTTCATGGGGGCCGGTGAGCTCATTGCTGCCGCCGGTCCCAACGACCGCCACCAACGCCTCTCCGAGTTTACTCAGTCTGCTCCCAGTGCTGAGTCACTGGCCAGCTGGGAGTCACGGCCGTCCATACACTGGTCTGGCGAGAACGAGTACCTTGAGCCGTTAtacgagagcgagggctTTGACGCCTTGTCACCAACGCCCGAGTCGATTGCGCCAACGCCCACTGAGGCTGAAGCTTCGCAGCTCGCAACTCCCACTTTCGGACCcacgctcgccgtcggctcgtcgtctgaCACCCAGCGCTCCAGGACAAGCCCCACAACCCACTATGTTCATGGACCCGAGGGAGACGTCCCACGCCCCCGCGCCGGCTTTGTCCCCAGCTACCCGCGCTGGATCAACAAGGGTGACCGAGTCCCGCCACTCTCGTCCGATGACGTATCGCTCTACTTCTCCGAGTTTGACAATGAGAACTCGAACCGCAACCTTGTCACCTCGCGATCATTAACTGCGTCCCGCTCCCTCGACTCGTTTGCGGGTCAGGGCTCGGAGATTGTCGGTACGGGCTCTGGCTCGCGCCTGTCGCGCAACTCGCAGTCTGTGAACAGCAACGCGTGGTGGAAGGGCTCGAACATGTCCTCTCTCCTTGCCCGTTCAGACGACAGCTACTCTGGCGACGCAGTGGTGGCAACAGCCCAGCGCCAGAGCCTCGACACGCAGCGTTCGTCGCTGCTCCCGAACGAGGTCATCGACTTTACgcaccgcgaccgcgacctcgacgtcgacgcgtcccCTCTCACCGGAGGACCCAGCCCTGCGATCTCAGCACAAGCCGTGACGCCCACGACGCCCGACCGGCCCCTGTCGTACCTCGTGGTCCCGAGCTACGTGCACCCGATGTACAGCCCGCCGAAGAATTCGTCTCCGCGCCGGCACTCGTCTTCACGGCGGATgcaggcgcgcgcgtcaCCAACCCCGACGAGAGACCACATCCTTCGCGGGGAGCCATccgtcgaggtcgtgtACTCGGCCCCGCTGAGCGGGCAGGCTCTCTAGGCGCTGGCGTCTATTGTATCTCTTGGACTGGGCATCTGGGCATCTGGGTGGCAGGCCACCGCCGACTGCGTCGGCTCATCTACTCTACACTTGGGTTAGTATCTTGTCGCGTGCGGGCATGGACACTGGACTTGGCACTGTAGCATTATAGCATGGCATGGATAGATGGGATGGGTTGGTGGTTGGGCGGGATGGAGAACAATGCCGTGAGGGGATATCATGCGGATGGCTGTCACAGTGTTGTCCAGGCTGTAATGTAAACAGGGCCTGGGCCTGGATGTCTTCGGGAGTGGAGAATTTGGGCACCCTGTAGACTGGCAGATGTTTCTCACCGGCGACTGTGTCATCCATTTTGATTTATGAACAGCGCTGTGATGTCCACACATCTGTGAGCCATCCCGCGCACGTGTCCACTTGGAGAACAGGCATGGGAGAATACATAACCAAGGCGCCAGCGCCTACATGGGACACAGCTACACTACGCGTACCTAGACAGACTCTACACCAAGCCTACAAGACGCAGACGCCGACGCAGCCCTAGACCAGCCGCCGGCCATCCAGCTCGAGCGGCCGAGAAATCGTCGGCCCCTCACGCGCCTTCCACGCTCCCCATCGTGTCGACCGGACGCTCTCCCACGAAAACCGATTAGGCTGTGCCATCACGGTCGGTGCGACGGTTGGTGCGGGAGTGTTCTGTGAATAAAAGCTTGGGCCCGACGCCTCGGTCGCACTCCGCGCCTTCCACTCTTTCACCGCATCATGTACGCCACTCCCCGCCTTCCACTCTTTCACCGCATCATGTACGCCACTGCCCACCTGCCAAGCTGTTGCGATTGCCTTTGTCTGCGGCGTGACTTGTGCCACGTTTTCCCAGCTCAAACCGCGTGTAATCTTGGCTTTTTCCCGCATGAATATGCCTACAAGGATATtggagatggcgacgatgaagaggagCCACGCGGAGACTTGGGGGAAGAGACGACAGTGGTGGGAGAggacggaggaggcgatCAGGGCCTGGAGAACGCCCAGGAGACCAAGGCCATAGTCGGGGCCTAACATCGGGATGTAGGCGGTGAACAGGATGCGGGGGAGCGTCGTCTCGGAGAGAATGAGGATGGTGGTTTCGAAAAGAATGAAGATCCGAGAGAGGACGGACCAGAATGTGCCTCCGGCTTGGGAGgggacggaggaggacgtgtAGTAGTCGCAagtggggtgggggggcgtggtggaggtggtgggggagggggagggggagggggaggcagaggaggcAGGGGAGACCTCAGCGAACATCTTGGCGTCGGATAACGCGTCCACGCTCGGCATCTTTACAACCCCATCATACCACGCAGagacgacctcgcgcgacgccaTCTTGAGTTTGGGCGAGTTAGTCGGGGTGGTAATGGCggtggtcgtggtcgtagtggtcgtcgtcgtcgtcgtcgtgaCTGAAACTGAACCCGCCGTGGCCTGCTGGTAGACGgggacgatgaggacgcgGCGCTTGTCCAGGGGGCTTGGGGAAGGCGAAGgagccttggcggccttgacggccttgATGTCGCTTGCGTTAGTACATCAGACGGTGGTAAATGGTCGGGGTTGAGATTTCCCCCATTGAGGTCTTGACTCGAACCCAATGAATCGCACTCACTCGACAATCGTCACGACAGTTGCTGCAAATACTAGGACCAGCGCAATGATGCTCAGTGCGCGCAGGGCGTTGAGGCCCAGGAAGAGTGGCCCGCGGGTAGGGAGGATGCCCATGTTGCTGGGTTGTGAACGGGTTGGATGGGCAAGTGTGGGATGTGGGTTAGTGGTGAGGTGGGAGCGGGTCAGCTTATATCCTCTTCAGAACAGGCCGCGTTTACTCAGTGCAATGACGGAGCGACAGCGAGGTCCATTGTCCCGCCATGTGATGGAGTATGATGGGTATGATGGGTATGACAATGGGGGAGACAAAGATGGTACAGTATCGACAATCACTGATCAGTATGGTCAGAGGCCCCATCCCAGACCCGGATCGTCGGGGCTATGAACAGTGTCAGTACTCCCAGTCTATTGTATTACATCGGCCAACAATACACCTCCGTTCTGCCTCCCAACGCGGTGCAGACTACCTCATCGacactcgccctcgccctaGTGCATCCCCCCACACGACTCGAGCACGCGGCGCACATGCTTGGCACTCGCCGTCTTCTTCGCCCCGTCCACAATCTGTGCGACGCGCTCATGCTCCGTCGCACCGTCGAGGTACCgcttgtcgccgtcgtcaaggAAGGTCTGGACAAAGTCGCCGTCGATGAACCCAGCTGTTTCCTTGGGCACGAGGCTGCTTCCCCCGCGACGGAAcctgtggtcagcttgTTCCACCGTTGTTGCGCAGCCCTCAGAACAAGGGCTCGGGGCTATCGCCGCTCGCCACTCACTCTCGCCACTCCACATTCCCAGGACCGCGCTTGTACTTTGCCATGTTGCGCTGCAGGTCGCTCAGTGTACGCGTAGCACTCTCCCCAAGTTGGCCCACAATACCCAACCGCCCATCAGCCGTGGCGAAGAGCAGGTCCGGCTGTAGTTCATTGGGATGCGTCGCTGCCAGCGCACCAGTTCTGAAGCGCGCAACGTCCTCGTGCAGTCCAAACGACGCTGCAGGTACCAGGCTTTCGCCCATTCTGTACGTGAGGAGGTTGGCATTGCCGTCGGTAAGGATCACGTCCGTCGACCCGTCCTTAACTGTCCCTAATGCGCGGACGGCGTGAGGCGCCATGTCGCGGTGGTCGGCGCGTATCTCGcccgactcgtcgtcgatctcgagcACAATGATGCTCCGCATCGCATCGCCCAGCACAAGGAGCTCAGTGTCGTCGTGAGGGAGGACCGAGAGGTGGTGCGCCTCAAAGGCAAAGGTGAAGGACGCTGTTTCTTGGAGCTTCCCCTCGGACAGGCGGAGGATGGACACCTTGTTCGCGCTCGCGATGACCAGGAAACCGTGAATCACCGCCGCGTCAAATACGGCGCCAGTCGTGTCCACCGTCTCGATAAAATCGAGCGACCATTTGCCCCCGGTCTCAGTCGCTTCCATGAGGAACATGCGGCCCTTCTCGACACCGGTGAACGAGTTCACCTCGCCAATGTTGGCCTCGTCAAGTGCCtcgggcgaggagaagatcgctgtgccgagcgcgatgTAGTGCCGTCCGTTCAGGAAGACGGAAGTCACGCTCGCAACAGCCTCCCTTTCGGGCAGTTGGTAGTCGGTGAggactggggtcagctagAGGTCAACCGAGTCTAGCTTACATTCGAGCGTGGCCGGGTTGTGCAGGTCCAGACTGGAGGCCTGGAAGATGTCGCCCGTCTCCGGGTCCAGGGAGCGAGTGACGCTGCCCACAGCGAGGATGTTCTGCTGGGGGACGTACGCaagacgcgtcgcgctcgagtcgcCCGTGTCACGGGTGAGCACCTGTAATTTCTTGAGGGACGTGAGGCGCTCCAGCGTGATGCCTTGGTGCGTGGCGAGAGCAAGAACGTCGCCAATCCCGGGCGCCGACAATGTAGTCGCAGCGACGACGTTCTGCGTCAGCTCCATCCGACCTGGTTAGCTCACCTTCTTCCCGCTGGCCGAGAACTCGAGGTGCCCTCGCGACTCGAAGACCAGCGACAGCCGGTCACTGATTcccgccgcgacgacgcgctcgtcgaaCCGCTCCGACTTGATCTCCAGGTCGGCGATAACGAGCGGGCGCGACCCGAGTGCGCTCTGCATGCGGCCCTTTGTCAGGTTGCTCTTGAGCCCAAAGTGGTCCGCATTGTAGCTGACGAGAGTTCCGTCCGCCAGACCCGCCATGAGGCGCAGCACCCCGCTCTCGTCGATGTAAAACCGGAGCGACATAGCGTGTGcacgctcgcgcgtctTGGCCAGAAGTGGGGGTTCGTCCTTGCGCATGTCCTTGGTGTGAAAAACGGCGATCGTGCCATCAAAGTAGGCAGCCGCGACGACCCCAACGCCAGCATTCAAGTCTTCAGGACCCAGGTTCAAGTTCCCCGGGTTGCTGGACCCGTTCCTGGAGGtgttgtcctcgagctcgaggtggaAGGCGATCGCAGAGACCTCGCGCCCGGGCTTGCTCTCCTCGATATACTCGAGGCCACGCGACCCGCAGCAATAAAGCCTGAGAACACCGTTGCGCAACGCGATGAGGAGGCAGTTGTTCGCAAAggcagcggcgacgacctcctcctcctcgacggaCGCGTACAGCTTAGtgtcggggttgaggcGCTGGCTCTCAGTGGCCCAGATCTTGAAACCCGAGGGAGTGACCTGCACCAGGCCGCCGTAGTTCGTATGGCATGCCAGTGTTGGCTCGGCAGCAAACTCTGCAGGCACTTCGACTTGCGTGATCTCGGCACCGACGTCCAAAaccgccgtcgacgccgcgaaGGATACCACGAGCATCGAGTCTTGTGCAAGGGAGTCCCGACGGTCGAACGCCCAGATGCGCTCTATCCCAACGATGCCCTCGACGCTCACCACGgtctcgaggccgacgccgctgcGCACGACGCGGAGCGAGTTGGTGTTGGCCGAGCCCGAcgcagcgacgaggtgggACTGCGGTCAGCTGGAGGCCTAAGTTGTAAACTCACGACGcggccgtcctcctcctcgactaCCGCGAGGTCCTTGAGTGGCGCCAGGTTCATCCACCGCTCCATGACGCTCTGGTCTgccgtcgcctcgtcgtcaagcgTAATCGTCCATGCGCCGCTGTCGATGCTGTCCTGCGCGcggcccttgcccttgatATTACGTGGTGCAGTCGTGCCTGCTGACTGCGCCTGCCCCATCTCGGGCAGGCTAAAGGAGACGAGCAGCGAGTCGCCACACGCCGAGGACACGAACATGATGCCGTTGTCGATGTATGTGAGGGCGGTCGGGGGTGATGCCTGCTGTGAGCTACACCTGGGAACTCGTAAGCTCACAATTCCCAGATCAACTTTGCCGACCCGCACGCTGTCCGAGCCGTCAAATTCCCATCCGATGGCAGTGAGACGTCCCCGCTCATCACCGAGCAcgacgctcgcgccgcgctcatTCGCCCGCAACACGGTCGTTCTGGTGTAAGCTGACGTGATGAGGATGTAAGCTTACGCCAACACCGTCCCCCATCCCTGCCGCATGCGCCAGACGGGCAGTATGGCCAGATTTGCCTCGTGGTCGGTGCTAACCCCGCGCCCCGACATGCTGCTCTTTCGCCGCTTCCCCACGCCACCCGTCTCGGTCTGTGGGCTCCGCTTCGCAGCCGCGCGCTtagccttggcctcgctCACGTCGTACAGCACAGCatgctcgtcgccgaccacGAGCACATGTCGTCCAGAAACGGCGAGGATACTCCTTGCGGCGGGACACGAGAAGGGGATTTCGTTAAAGTCTAGATCGTCGTTGGGCTCAATCTCCGCCAGAGTTGGAttgacgacgtcgacc
Above is a genomic segment from Cutaneotrichosporon cavernicola HIS019 DNA, chromosome: 1 containing:
- a CDS encoding uncharacterized protein (CPSF A subunit region), whose protein sequence is MLYIASALTPTPISHTVLVSDLTALGTQSLVIAKPDRLEVWDVGWNGLTPRGDFMTWGTVAGLATVNVPGTKPHILVLVGPPSARLLLLTWDERLIVTASHPLRPPTPALRRQEFFTGAVVQGNMALVSMWTGLLACAEMEMEKAGDMKRRVNDEKTKEERRLVFKTVYSINIREHNLLGFTFLPRPGGAETTLMFLWMNEHHKIQIGARVLVKQRLLERGNPVDVVNPTLAEIEPNDDLDFNEIPFSCPAARSILAVSGRHVLVVGDEHAVLYDVSEAKAKRAAAKRSPQTETGGVGKRRKSSMSGRGVSTDHEANLAILPVWRMRQGWGTVLATTVLRANERGASVVLGDERGRLTAIGWEFDGSDSVRVGKVDLGIASPPTALTYIDNGIMFVSSACGDSLLVSFSLPEMGQAQSAGTTAPRNIKGKGRAQDSIDSGAWTITLDDEATADQSVMERWMNLAPLKDLAVVEEEDGRVSHLVAASGSANTNSLRVVRSGVGLETVVSVEGIVGIERIWAFDRRDSLAQDSMLVVSFAASTAVLDVGAEITQVEVPAEFAAEPTLACHTNYGGLVQVTPSGFKIWATESQRLNPDTKLYASVEEEEVVAAAFANNCLLIALRNGVLRLYCCGSRGLEYIEESKPGREVSAIAFHLELEDNTSRNGSSNPGNLNLGPEDLNAGVGVVAAAYFDGTIAVFHTKDMRKDEPPLLAKTRERAHAMSLRFYIDESGVLRLMAGLADGTLVSYNADHFGLKSNLTKGRMQSALGSRPLVIADLEIKSERFDERVVAAGISDRLSLVFESRGHLEFSASGKKNVVAATTLSAPGIGDVLALATHQGITLERLTSLKKLQVLTRDTGDSSATRLAYVPQQNILAVGSVTRSLDPETGDIFQASSLDLHNPATLEFLTDYQLPEREAVASVTSVFLNGRHYIALGTAIFSSPEALDEANIGEVNSFTGVEKGRMFLMEATETGGKWSLDFIETVDTTGAVFDAAVIHGFLVIASANKVSILRLSEGKLQETASFTFAFEAHHLSVLPHDDTELLVLGDAMRSIIVLEIDDESGEIRADHRDMAPHAVRALGTVKDGSTDVILTDGNANLLTYRMGESLVPAASFGLHEDVARFRTGALAATHPNELQPDLLFATADGRLGIVGQLGESATRTLSDLQRNMAKYKRGPGNVEWREFRRGGSSLVPKETAGFIDGDFVQTFLDDGDKRYLDGATEHERVAQIVDGAKKTASAKHVRRVLESCGGMH